In one window of Streptomyces sp. FXJ1.172 DNA:
- the cbiE gene encoding precorrin-6y C5,15-methyltransferase (decarboxylating) subunit CbiE has protein sequence MADRVTVIGWDGSPLTAAARAALGAATLVAGAAHHLALAEVPPAAERVRLGSVALAARRIAAHRGTAVVFADGDPGFFGVVRTLRAPEYGLEVEVVPAVSSVAAAFARAGMPWDDAQVVVAHRRTLRRAVNVCRAHAKVAVLTSPGAGPAELGLLLDGVHRTFVICEELGTEREQVSVVTSDKAADHTWRDPNVVIVIGGPAAAAESGGWIAGRDPGTGPRGWVQPDESYDDGSGAGLGEGETELLRAAQLARLGPRVGDLVWDIGCGSGAFAAEAARAGAAVIAVDRDPRACARTESAARRLGVLLQVVQGGAPHVLENLPEPDVVRVGGGGAAVVSAVADRRPRRIVTHAATRDEAELVGRDLTEHGYRVECALLQSVALDTRAWSETERSVAFLLSGMLPDRAP, from the coding sequence ATGGCCGACCGGGTGACGGTGATCGGCTGGGACGGCTCGCCGCTGACCGCCGCGGCACGGGCCGCCCTCGGCGCCGCCACGCTCGTGGCGGGCGCGGCCCACCATCTGGCACTGGCCGAGGTCCCGCCCGCCGCCGAACGCGTCCGCCTCGGCAGCGTCGCGCTCGCCGCCCGCCGGATCGCCGCCCACCGCGGCACCGCGGTCGTCTTCGCCGACGGCGACCCCGGCTTCTTCGGCGTCGTCCGCACCCTGCGCGCCCCGGAGTACGGCCTGGAGGTCGAGGTCGTCCCCGCCGTCTCCTCCGTCGCCGCCGCCTTCGCCCGCGCCGGCATGCCCTGGGACGACGCCCAGGTGGTCGTCGCCCACCGGCGCACCCTGCGCCGCGCCGTGAACGTCTGCCGCGCCCACGCCAAGGTCGCCGTCCTCACCTCGCCCGGCGCCGGCCCCGCCGAACTCGGCCTGCTGCTCGACGGCGTCCACCGCACCTTCGTCATCTGCGAGGAACTGGGCACCGAACGCGAACAGGTCAGCGTCGTCACCTCCGACAAGGCCGCCGACCACACCTGGCGCGACCCCAACGTCGTCATCGTCATCGGAGGGCCGGCCGCCGCGGCGGAGAGCGGCGGCTGGATCGCCGGCCGCGACCCCGGCACCGGCCCGCGCGGCTGGGTGCAGCCCGACGAGTCGTACGACGACGGATCCGGCGCCGGCCTCGGCGAGGGCGAGACCGAACTGCTGCGCGCCGCCCAACTCGCCCGGCTCGGCCCCCGGGTCGGCGACCTCGTCTGGGACATCGGCTGCGGCTCCGGCGCGTTCGCCGCCGAAGCCGCGCGCGCCGGGGCCGCCGTCATCGCCGTCGACCGGGACCCACGGGCCTGCGCCCGCACCGAGAGCGCCGCCCGCCGCCTGGGTGTCCTGCTCCAAGTGGTGCAGGGCGGCGCCCCGCACGTCCTCGAGAACCTGCCCGAGCCCGACGTCGTACGGGTCGGCGGCGGCGGCGCGGCCGTGGTCTCCGCGGTCGCCGACCGGCGCCCGCGGCGCATCGTCACGCACGCCGCGACCCGCGACGAGGCCGAACTCGTCGGCCGCGACCTGACCGAGCACGGCTACCGCGTCGAGTGCGCCCTGCTCCAGTCCGTCGCCCTCGACACCCGCGCCTGGAGCGAGACCGAGCGGAGCGTCGCGTTCCTGCTCAGTGGCATGCTGCCGGATCGCGCCCCGTGA
- the cobT gene encoding nicotinate-nucleotide--dimethylbenzimidazole phosphoribosyltransferase — MTDTGQVPGEGQPESAGMVEQPGVAAHGAYTYLSEAPAEDEELLLPGAQGAWGNEVPPPAPEPVLEAVHQPGPHETAGRDSGSVDLGGVRLPDPASVPPSPVLSAPQEQPAAAQPPRRPLHLGPPIPDASASPVRSLADRGPAGAPVRQPGPPATGPEYLDAQPPRDMAVPQSAAPWGTAPAPEAVTDAGAQAPAAVAQAGAQAPAAETVDPAAVPAEAELPLHAAVPVEAVVPAQAALPAEAADQADPSGAAQAAVARLAHQAAGPVVHGHDGVQPAHAHDGVYPTEAAPAPEGVVPFAAEPTPEGVPQPAVDAEAATAVAESASSTPVVAEGASTVAPAQTQASAMPGDAVPAQAPMDVQAAAAAVAEAPEPAQPAAVTQPGEGESVPQAQAAPVAADAGQAVAAAEGLIAAEGAVEAQAAVPAPEAPDVPQVAQETVAAQGEAPAPAQPAPSPAAVGEAQPAAVEPQAAVAEPQPGVMAAQPVAVQAQSDVVAPQPGVVEAHPAAAQPAPAAEAAPAAEAAPAAEAAPAAEAASATEAVPATEPVAAPESGVPAPAPEAVETEAPATDPAQDAGPAPAVVEVVAAPDAYAPQPAQGPQLAEPAVSAVPDVSAEAAPVAEALPGIPEVQAADAAFEGAPVTGPGAPAGPQTQPGAEPVPAPAGPADDVAGHPEAAEPLPSHASPEPQPEQPLGQFVPVEGQVPTTPHLAPTPPQPLVLPAQETQQPVATVPAPREGDQTPAPAPQDTGHTPEVVQHAEDLETRAADQEEEGTAAVAEAQQSTGPAAPGYADAEREAVLKVMRERRDIRNGFRSDPIPHEVLLRVLEAAHTAPSVGHSQPWDFVVIRSADTRRTMHELAMRQREAYAKSLPKGRAKQFKELKIEAILDTPVNIVVTADPTRGGRHTLGRYTQPQMAPYSSALAVENLWLAARAEGLGVGWVSFFDEREMVRALGLPEHLEVVAYLCVGYVDEFPDEPELMQAGWSKRRPLSWVVHEETYGRRALPGEEPHDLLAETVAQIRPLDAKALGEAWERQKRMTKPAGALGMLEIISAQLSGLSRQCPPPIPEPAAVAIFAGDHGVHAQGVTPWPQEVTAQMVANFLGGGAVCNAFAAQVGAEVCVVDVGVAADLPATPGLLPRKIRGGTSDMTTGAAMTREEAKAAIEVGIETARDLVAAGNKALLTGEMGIANTTASAALISVFTGADPAEVTGRGTGINDETLARKTEVVRRALELHQPDPADPVGVLAAIGGFEHAAMVGLLLGGASLRTPVILDGVSAGAAALVARAIAPEVLAACIAGHRSAEPGHVAALNKLGLRPLVDLDLRLGEGTGALLALPLVQSTARAMHEVATFDSAGVTEK; from the coding sequence ATGACCGACACCGGCCAGGTCCCGGGCGAGGGACAGCCGGAGAGCGCAGGCATGGTGGAGCAGCCGGGCGTCGCCGCGCACGGTGCGTACACCTACCTCTCCGAAGCACCCGCCGAGGACGAAGAGCTGCTGCTGCCGGGTGCCCAGGGCGCGTGGGGCAACGAAGTGCCGCCCCCCGCTCCGGAACCGGTCCTCGAGGCCGTCCACCAGCCGGGCCCGCACGAGACGGCCGGCCGGGACAGCGGTTCCGTCGACCTCGGCGGCGTCCGTCTGCCGGACCCGGCGTCCGTCCCGCCGTCCCCCGTCCTCTCCGCCCCGCAGGAGCAGCCCGCCGCGGCGCAGCCGCCACGGCGGCCGCTGCACCTCGGCCCGCCGATCCCCGACGCGTCCGCCAGCCCGGTCCGCTCCCTCGCCGACCGTGGCCCGGCCGGAGCACCGGTACGGCAGCCCGGCCCGCCGGCGACCGGCCCCGAGTACCTCGACGCCCAGCCCCCGCGCGACATGGCCGTCCCGCAGAGCGCGGCCCCGTGGGGTACGGCACCTGCTCCCGAGGCGGTGACCGACGCCGGCGCACAGGCACCGGCTGCCGTGGCCCAGGCGGGCGCACAGGCACCGGCTGCGGAAACGGTTGACCCGGCCGCGGTCCCGGCGGAGGCGGAACTCCCGCTGCATGCCGCGGTGCCCGTGGAGGCCGTGGTCCCCGCGCAGGCCGCGCTTCCCGCCGAGGCCGCCGACCAGGCCGACCCGTCCGGTGCCGCCCAGGCAGCCGTCGCGCGGCTCGCGCACCAGGCGGCCGGGCCGGTGGTGCACGGCCACGACGGCGTGCAGCCCGCGCACGCCCACGACGGCGTGTACCCGACCGAGGCGGCGCCGGCGCCCGAGGGCGTCGTGCCCTTCGCGGCGGAGCCGACGCCCGAGGGTGTTCCGCAGCCCGCCGTCGACGCCGAGGCGGCTACGGCCGTTGCCGAGAGCGCGTCGAGCACGCCGGTCGTCGCCGAGGGAGCGAGCACGGTGGCCCCCGCGCAGACCCAGGCCTCCGCGATGCCGGGCGATGCCGTGCCGGCTCAGGCGCCCATGGACGTTCAGGCCGCGGCTGCCGCCGTCGCCGAGGCGCCCGAGCCCGCTCAGCCGGCCGCGGTGACGCAGCCCGGCGAGGGCGAGAGCGTGCCCCAGGCACAGGCCGCGCCGGTCGCCGCCGACGCCGGACAGGCGGTTGCGGCTGCCGAGGGCCTCATCGCCGCCGAGGGCGCCGTGGAGGCCCAGGCCGCCGTTCCCGCGCCGGAGGCGCCGGACGTGCCCCAGGTCGCCCAGGAGACCGTCGCGGCCCAGGGCGAGGCCCCTGCCCCGGCGCAGCCCGCCCCGAGCCCTGCCGCCGTCGGCGAGGCCCAGCCCGCCGCGGTGGAACCGCAAGCCGCTGTGGCGGAGCCCCAGCCCGGTGTGATGGCGGCTCAGCCGGTCGCCGTGCAGGCTCAGTCGGACGTGGTGGCGCCCCAGCCCGGCGTCGTGGAGGCCCACCCCGCCGCAGCTCAGCCCGCGCCCGCCGCCGAAGCCGCGCCCGCCGCCGAAGCCGCGCCCGCCGCCGAAGCCGCACCCGCCGCCGAAGCCGCGTCCGCCACCGAAGCCGTACCGGCCACCGAGCCGGTGGCCGCGCCGGAGTCCGGTGTCCCGGCCCCCGCGCCGGAGGCGGTCGAGACCGAGGCCCCCGCCACCGACCCCGCGCAGGACGCCGGACCGGCCCCGGCCGTCGTAGAGGTCGTCGCCGCGCCCGACGCGTACGCTCCCCAGCCGGCTCAGGGCCCCCAGCTGGCCGAACCGGCCGTGTCTGCCGTGCCTGACGTGTCTGCCGAGGCCGCCCCCGTCGCCGAAGCACTGCCGGGCATCCCGGAGGTCCAGGCCGCCGACGCCGCCTTCGAGGGGGCCCCCGTGACCGGCCCCGGCGCCCCCGCGGGCCCGCAGACGCAGCCCGGAGCCGAGCCCGTCCCGGCGCCGGCCGGCCCTGCCGACGATGTGGCCGGCCACCCGGAGGCGGCCGAGCCGCTGCCCTCCCACGCGTCGCCGGAGCCGCAGCCGGAGCAGCCGCTCGGGCAGTTCGTGCCCGTCGAGGGCCAGGTGCCCACCACCCCGCACCTGGCGCCGACCCCGCCGCAGCCCCTCGTCCTGCCCGCGCAGGAGACGCAGCAGCCGGTGGCCACGGTGCCCGCACCGCGCGAGGGCGACCAGACCCCCGCCCCGGCGCCGCAGGACACGGGGCACACCCCCGAGGTCGTACAGCACGCGGAGGACCTGGAGACCAGGGCCGCCGACCAGGAGGAAGAGGGCACGGCCGCAGTGGCGGAAGCACAGCAGTCCACCGGCCCGGCCGCGCCCGGTTACGCCGATGCCGAGCGCGAGGCCGTCCTGAAGGTCATGCGTGAGCGCCGCGACATCCGCAACGGCTTCCGCAGCGACCCCATCCCGCACGAGGTGCTGCTGCGTGTCCTGGAGGCCGCCCACACGGCGCCCTCCGTGGGCCACTCGCAGCCCTGGGACTTCGTCGTCATCCGTTCCGCCGACACCCGGCGGACGATGCACGAACTGGCGATGCGGCAGCGCGAGGCGTACGCCAAGTCGCTGCCGAAGGGCCGGGCCAAGCAGTTCAAGGAACTGAAGATCGAGGCCATCCTCGACACCCCGGTCAACATCGTCGTCACCGCCGACCCCACCCGCGGCGGCCGCCACACCCTCGGCCGCTACACCCAGCCGCAGATGGCGCCCTACTCCTCGGCGCTCGCGGTGGAGAACCTCTGGCTCGCCGCCCGCGCCGAAGGCCTCGGCGTCGGCTGGGTCAGCTTCTTCGACGAGCGGGAGATGGTCCGCGCGCTCGGCCTGCCCGAGCACCTGGAAGTCGTCGCGTACCTGTGTGTCGGGTACGTCGACGAGTTCCCGGACGAGCCCGAGCTGATGCAGGCCGGCTGGTCCAAGCGACGCCCCCTGTCCTGGGTGGTGCACGAGGAGACGTACGGCCGCCGCGCCCTGCCCGGAGAGGAACCCCACGACCTGCTTGCCGAGACCGTCGCACAGATCCGCCCGCTCGACGCCAAGGCCCTCGGCGAGGCCTGGGAGCGCCAGAAGCGGATGACCAAGCCGGCCGGCGCGCTCGGCATGCTGGAGATCATCTCCGCGCAGCTGTCCGGGCTGTCCCGGCAGTGCCCGCCGCCGATCCCGGAGCCCGCCGCCGTCGCCATCTTCGCGGGTGACCACGGCGTGCACGCCCAGGGCGTCACCCCCTGGCCGCAGGAGGTCACCGCCCAGATGGTGGCCAACTTCCTCGGCGGGGGAGCGGTCTGCAACGCCTTCGCCGCCCAGGTCGGCGCCGAGGTGTGCGTCGTGGACGTCGGTGTCGCAGCCGACCTGCCCGCCACGCCCGGCCTGCTGCCCCGCAAGATCCGCGGTGGTACGTCCGACATGACCACCGGAGCGGCGATGACCCGCGAGGAGGCCAAGGCGGCCATCGAGGTGGGCATCGAGACCGCCCGCGACCTGGTCGCGGCCGGCAACAAGGCGCTGCTCACCGGTGAGATGGGCATCGCCAACACGACCGCGTCCGCCGCGCTGATCTCGGTCTTCACCGGCGCCGATCCGGCGGAGGTGACGGGCCGCGGCACGGGCATCAACGACGAGACCCTGGCCCGCAAGACCGAGGTCGTCCGCCGGGCCCTGGAACTCCACCAGCCGGACCCGGCCGACCCGGTCGGCGTCCTCGCGGCCATCGGCGGCTTCGAGCACGCGGCCATGGTCGGCCTGCTCCTCGGCGGCGCCTCGCTGCGTACGCCGGTGATCCTCGACGGCGTCAGCGCCGGCGCCGCGGCCCTGGTCGCCCGCGCCATCGCCCCCGAGGTCCTGGCCGCCTGCATCGCGGGCCACCGCAGCGCCGAACCGGGCCATGTGGCCGCCCTCAACAAGCTGGGCCTGCGCCCCCTGGTCGACCTGGACCTCCGCCTCGGCGAGGGCACGGGCGCCCTGCTGGCCCTTCCGCTGGTCCAGAGCACCGCGAGGGCGATGCACGAGGTGGCCACGTTCGACTCCGCCGGAGTCACGGAGAAGTAG
- the cobA gene encoding uroporphyrinogen-III C-methyltransferase: protein MAEHPAYPVGLRLSGRRVVVLGGGQVAQRRLPALIAAGADIVLVSPEATPSVEAMADAGEITWVGRRYEDGDLAEAWYALIATSDPEANAAASAEAERHRVWCVRSDDADRATAWTPATGHSEGVTVAVLTTQARGRDPRHTAAIRDAVVEGLRDGTLVAPHHRTRTPGVALVGGGPGDPDLITVRGRRLLAEADVVIADRLGPRDLLAELPPHVEVIDAAKIPYGRYMAQEAINNALIEHARQGKSVVRLKGGDPFVFGRGMEEVQALAEAGIPCTVVPGISSSVSVPGAAGIPVTHRGVAHEFTVVSGHVAPDDERSLVDWPSLAKLTGTLVILMGVDKIGKIAETLVAHGKSPKTPVALVQEGTTAAQRRVDATLATVAETVRAEDVKPPAVIVIGEVVTVGPSPLA from the coding sequence ATGGCCGAACACCCCGCCTACCCCGTAGGCCTCCGCCTCTCCGGCCGTCGCGTGGTCGTCCTCGGCGGCGGCCAGGTGGCCCAGCGCCGCCTGCCCGCGCTGATCGCGGCCGGCGCGGACATCGTCCTCGTGTCCCCCGAGGCGACCCCCTCGGTCGAGGCCATGGCGGACGCGGGCGAGATCACCTGGGTCGGGCGGCGGTACGAGGACGGCGACCTCGCCGAGGCCTGGTACGCCCTCATCGCCACCAGCGACCCCGAGGCCAACGCCGCCGCATCCGCCGAGGCCGAACGCCACCGCGTCTGGTGCGTCCGCTCCGACGACGCCGACCGGGCGACCGCCTGGACCCCGGCGACCGGCCACAGCGAGGGCGTCACCGTCGCCGTACTCACCACGCAGGCGCGCGGCCGCGACCCCCGGCACACCGCCGCCATCCGCGACGCGGTGGTGGAGGGCCTGCGCGACGGCACCCTGGTGGCGCCCCACCACCGCACCCGCACCCCCGGCGTCGCCCTGGTCGGCGGCGGCCCCGGCGACCCCGACCTCATCACCGTCCGCGGCCGCCGGCTGCTCGCCGAGGCGGACGTCGTCATCGCCGACCGGCTCGGCCCGCGCGACCTGCTCGCCGAACTCCCGCCGCACGTCGAGGTGATCGATGCGGCGAAGATCCCGTACGGCCGTTACATGGCCCAGGAGGCCATCAACAACGCGCTCATCGAGCACGCCAGGCAGGGCAAGTCGGTCGTACGGCTCAAGGGCGGTGACCCGTTCGTCTTCGGCCGGGGCATGGAGGAGGTCCAGGCGCTCGCCGAGGCGGGCATCCCGTGCACGGTGGTTCCCGGCATCTCCAGCTCGGTCTCGGTTCCGGGCGCGGCCGGCATCCCGGTCACCCACCGGGGCGTCGCCCATGAGTTCACCGTGGTCAGCGGCCATGTCGCCCCGGACGACGAGCGCTCCCTGGTGGACTGGCCGTCGCTGGCGAAGCTCACCGGCACGCTCGTGATCCTCATGGGCGTCGACAAGATCGGGAAGATCGCCGAGACGCTCGTCGCCCACGGCAAGTCCCCGAAGACGCCCGTGGCCCTGGTCCAGGAAGGTACGACGGCCGCGCAGCGCCGCGTCGACGCCACCCTCGCCACGGTCGCCGAGACGGTCCGTGCCGAGGACGTGAAGCCCCCGGCGGTCATCGTCATCGGCGAGGTCGTGACGGTCGGCCCATCGCCCCTCGCGTGA
- a CDS encoding TrmH family RNA methyltransferase yields the protein MADLITVEDPDDPRLRDYTGLTDVELRRKREPAEGLFIAEGEKVIRRAKEAGYEMRSMLLSAKWIDVMRDVIDELPAPVYAVTPELAERVTGYHVHRGALASMQRKPLPTAAELLRSARRVVVMESVNDHTNIGAIFRSAAALGMDAVLLSPDCADPLYRRSVKVSMGAVFSVPYARLETWPKGLESVREAGFTLLALTPDDKARSLDEAAPHTMDRVALMLGAEGDGLSTQALVAADEWVRIPMSHGVDSLNVGAAAAVAFYAVATGRPQS from the coding sequence GTGGCCGATCTCATCACCGTCGAGGATCCCGACGACCCGCGCCTGCGTGACTACACGGGCCTGACCGACGTCGAGCTGCGCCGCAAGCGCGAGCCCGCCGAGGGCCTGTTCATCGCCGAGGGCGAAAAGGTCATCCGCAGGGCCAAGGAAGCGGGCTACGAGATGCGCTCCATGCTGCTCTCGGCCAAGTGGATCGACGTCATGCGCGACGTCATCGACGAACTCCCGGCGCCCGTCTACGCGGTGACCCCGGAGCTGGCCGAACGGGTCACCGGGTACCACGTGCACCGCGGCGCCCTCGCCTCCATGCAGCGCAAGCCGCTGCCGACCGCCGCCGAACTGCTGCGCTCCGCCCGCCGGGTCGTCGTCATGGAGTCGGTCAACGACCACACCAACATCGGCGCGATCTTCCGCTCGGCGGCGGCCCTCGGCATGGACGCGGTCCTGCTGTCGCCCGACTGCGCCGACCCGCTGTACCGCCGCAGCGTCAAGGTTTCCATGGGCGCGGTGTTCTCGGTGCCGTACGCCCGCCTGGAGACCTGGCCCAAGGGACTGGAGTCGGTCCGCGAGGCCGGCTTCACGCTGCTCGCGCTCACCCCGGACGACAAGGCCCGCAGCCTCGACGAGGCCGCCCCGCACACGATGGACCGGGTCGCCCTGATGCTCGGCGCCGAGGGCGACGGGCTGTCCACACAGGCCCTGGTGGCCGCCGACGAATGGGTCCGCATCCCGATGTCCCACGGAGTCGACTCGCTCAACGTGGGCGCGGCCGCAGCGGTCGCCTTCTACGCGGTGGCCACCGGCCGCCCGCAGTCCTGA
- a CDS encoding serine/threonine-protein kinase: MNMAMMRLRREDPRVVGSFRLHRRLGAGGMGVVYLGSDKKGQRVALKVIRPDLAEDQEFRSRFAREVSAARRIRGGCTARLVAADLEAERPWFATQYVPGPSLHDKVADEGPLGAADAAAIGAALSEGLVAVHEAGVVHRDLKPSNILLSPKGPRIIDFGIAWATGASTLTHVGTAVGSPGFLAPEQVRGAAVTPATDVFSLGATLAYASTGDSPFGHGSSEVMLYRVVHEEPQLYGVPDALAPLVRACLAKDPDERPSTLQLSLRLKEIAAREAQGLDGVVGPPAPRAAEADRPTGRLVDTYPEQQRTQRRTAPGTPLPRGGVPSRGGGAVSRGGSGPRGTGAVPRPGTARATPVPRAGGPRSGSGGRPAPRGGAGRPAQRTTGTGLRPANPRLLRQRLFVFVVVTLLVALGIAVAQGCQGPARGLGGGQRQHAQPQHRPLTAEAPAADRYAGAPRRDAGK, from the coding sequence ATGAACATGGCGATGATGCGCCTGAGGCGCGAGGACCCGCGCGTCGTCGGCTCGTTCAGGCTTCACCGACGGCTCGGCGCGGGCGGGATGGGCGTGGTCTACCTCGGCTCCGACAAGAAGGGGCAGCGGGTCGCGCTGAAGGTGATCCGCCCGGACCTGGCGGAGGACCAGGAGTTCCGGTCGCGGTTCGCCCGTGAGGTCTCCGCCGCCCGGCGGATCAGGGGCGGCTGCACGGCCCGGCTGGTCGCGGCCGATCTGGAGGCCGAGCGGCCCTGGTTCGCCACCCAGTACGTGCCCGGGCCCTCCCTGCACGACAAGGTCGCCGACGAGGGCCCGCTCGGCGCGGCCGACGCCGCGGCGATCGGCGCGGCCCTGTCCGAGGGCCTGGTCGCGGTGCACGAGGCCGGGGTCGTCCACCGGGACCTGAAGCCCTCCAACATCCTGCTGTCCCCGAAGGGGCCGCGGATCATCGACTTCGGCATCGCCTGGGCCACCGGCGCCTCCACGCTCACCCACGTCGGCACGGCGGTAGGCTCCCCCGGCTTCCTCGCACCCGAGCAGGTGCGCGGTGCGGCCGTCACGCCGGCGACCGACGTCTTCTCGCTGGGCGCGACCCTCGCCTACGCCTCCACCGGTGACTCGCCCTTCGGGCACGGCAGTTCCGAGGTGATGCTGTACCGGGTGGTGCACGAGGAGCCACAGCTGTACGGCGTACCGGACGCGCTCGCCCCGCTGGTGCGGGCCTGCTTGGCGAAGGACCCCGACGAGCGGCCCAGCACCCTGCAACTCTCGTTGCGGCTGAAGGAGATCGCCGCCCGGGAGGCGCAGGGCCTGGACGGTGTCGTAGGGCCGCCGGCGCCGCGCGCCGCGGAGGCGGACCGGCCCACGGGACGGCTGGTCGACACCTATCCCGAGCAGCAGCGCACCCAGCGGCGCACGGCTCCCGGCACTCCGCTGCCGCGCGGCGGCGTCCCCTCCCGGGGCGGCGGTGCCGTGTCCCGGGGCGGCAGCGGACCGCGCGGTACGGGTGCGGTCCCGCGGCCGGGTACGGCCCGTGCGACACCGGTGCCCCGGGCAGGAGGCCCGCGCTCCGGCAGCGGCGGCCGGCCCGCTCCGCGCGGCGGTGCCGGGCGGCCGGCGCAGCGTACGACGGGGACCGGGCTACGGCCGGCCAATCCACGGCTGCTGCGGCAGCGGCTGTTCGTGTTCGTGGTGGTGACGCTGCTCGTGGCGCTCGGGATCGCGGTGGCACAGGGCTGCCAGGGCCCGGCGCGCGGGCTGGGCGGCGGGCAGCGGCAGCACGCTCAGCCGCAGCACCGGCCGCTGACCGCCGAGGCGCCGGCGGCGGACCGGTACGCGGGGGCCCCGCGCCGGGACGCGGGGAAGTGA
- a CDS encoding phosphotransferase: MTLLPALIAKVKAAAHPHPGGAGCTCPATALADRPDATVVRHDDTVAKAHAPGTDPAELTLRLATAARLPDIFLAPLDPAPTLLYDRRVTLWPYGTPVDPGDPGAAPWEAAATLLARLHRTSPPAGLPPMRGPAKAARAIARLHAALHATAHEAAGPAPRASVPEARAAGATAPEAAPRAAAAPVLAAWAALPAWARGEAAMPGAPALCHGDLHLGQLVRHPVPDGPWRLIDVDDLGTGVPAWDLARPAAWYACGLLPPEAWSRFLDAYRRAGGPAVPATGDPWPALDVPARALTVQTAALALGKALKADRPLDGFEQAVIDACARMVPIPHQLAPGFTD, translated from the coding sequence TTGACCCTGCTCCCCGCGCTCATCGCCAAGGTGAAGGCCGCCGCCCACCCGCACCCCGGCGGAGCCGGTTGCACATGCCCCGCCACCGCGCTCGCGGACCGCCCCGACGCCACAGTCGTCCGGCACGACGACACCGTCGCGAAGGCCCACGCCCCCGGCACCGACCCCGCCGAGCTGACCCTCCGCCTGGCCACGGCCGCCCGCCTCCCGGACATCTTCCTGGCCCCGCTCGACCCGGCCCCCACCCTCCTGTACGACCGCCGGGTGACCTTGTGGCCCTACGGCACCCCCGTGGACCCCGGCGACCCCGGCGCGGCGCCCTGGGAAGCCGCCGCCACCCTCCTCGCCCGCCTGCACCGCACCTCCCCGCCCGCAGGCCTGCCCCCGATGCGCGGCCCGGCCAAGGCCGCCCGGGCCATCGCCCGGCTCCACGCGGCACTGCACGCCACAGCTCACGAGGCCGCCGGTCCCGCCCCCCGGGCTTCCGTCCCGGAGGCCCGGGCCGCCGGAGCCACTGCCCCCGAGGCCGCCCCCCGCGCGGCCGCCGCCCCCGTCCTGGCCGCCTGGGCCGCCCTGCCCGCCTGGGCCCGGGGTGAGGCGGCCATGCCCGGGGCGCCCGCCCTCTGTCACGGGGACCTGCACCTCGGTCAGCTCGTTCGTCATCCGGTGCCGGACGGACCCTGGCGGCTGATAGACGTCGACGACCTGGGTACCGGCGTTCCGGCCTGGGATCTCGCGCGGCCCGCCGCCTGGTACGCCTGCGGGCTCCTCCCGCCCGAGGCGTGGTCCCGCTTCCTCGACGCGTACCGCCGGGCCGGCGGCCCGGCCGTACCCGCGACCGGCGACCCCTGGCCCGCCCTGGACGTCCCGGCCCGCGCGCTCACCGTGCAGACGGCCGCCCTGGCACTCGGCAAGGCGCTCAAGGCGGACCGTCCGCTGGACGGGTTCGAGCAGGCGGTGATCGACGCATGTGCCCGAATGGTGCCGATTCCACACCAGTTGGCGCCCGGATTCACGGACTAG
- a CDS encoding TFIIB-type zinc ribbon-containing protein, translated as MHCPKCHAPMHTYNRSGVQIEQCSGCRGIFLDYGELEALTQLEAQWSKPVPPVPPAPQGYPAPPAPAWGAPHGGHHGGHGHYDHHGHHGHKSWAHMLFSS; from the coding sequence ATGCATTGTCCGAAGTGCCATGCGCCGATGCACACCTACAACCGCAGCGGCGTCCAGATCGAGCAGTGCAGTGGCTGCCGCGGCATCTTCCTCGACTACGGCGAGCTGGAGGCGCTGACCCAGCTGGAGGCCCAGTGGTCCAAGCCCGTCCCGCCGGTGCCGCCCGCCCCGCAGGGCTACCCGGCCCCGCCCGCGCCCGCCTGGGGCGCCCCGCACGGCGGTCACCACGGCGGCCACGGGCACTACGACCATCACGGTCACCACGGTCACAAGAGCTGGGCCCACATGCTCTTCTCCAGCTGA